One stretch of Brevibacillus laterosporus DNA includes these proteins:
- a CDS encoding DNRLRE domain-containing protein: MNNTMKGKFSVWGFRQPTIPASISIPFLNHFPASITITPKNKMTGRFETIERPLEIHELTSIKDSTIREGIPTLSYGSDPSMLIGKTNSERFRGLVEFDLSKLPKEKELKRAKLKLYCGYLESPINLALFEILDDWREHDVTWSNQPPQGRKITEKYITHADGYIEIDVFTLVKEWYEGKTPNHGVFLFAEEQNEQSTIQLQTRESFTPPILEVGFYKLISSLALGKLPATLSIRANGEDSLAASINVNSKYKTKDLAAQLSILRKSVDTELSCSMDVVGKRNSSMSAFMSIEKKPKETVIPAQLTVRRLEDSSLLSSMAIEKKPRMGQLDTSLTVRVAKYQQLFSNLTIEKKERFKQLRANIKVAYVKNLPSTFSIEKKERNRDLTSSLTVRQRENNKLSSSIVISSRKFFSSQMFVRHARDFPCSIQVNSGFLNAEIKVRGYRDVKIPARITVRVRRISDIHARITVRNIKYDADAGYVFIL, encoded by the coding sequence TTGAACAATACTATGAAGGGGAAGTTTTCTGTATGGGGGTTTAGGCAGCCTACCATTCCTGCTTCTATAAGTATCCCCTTTTTAAATCATTTTCCAGCCTCTATTACAATTACTCCAAAAAACAAAATGACAGGTCGTTTCGAAACTATTGAGCGACCATTAGAGATTCACGAATTAACTTCAATAAAAGATAGTACAATCCGTGAGGGTATCCCTACTCTTAGCTATGGATCAGATCCAAGCATGCTAATTGGTAAGACTAATTCAGAACGTTTTCGTGGATTGGTTGAGTTTGATTTATCTAAGTTACCAAAAGAAAAAGAGTTAAAACGAGCTAAGTTAAAGCTATATTGTGGATATTTAGAATCACCCATTAATCTTGCTTTATTTGAAATTCTCGATGATTGGCGAGAACATGATGTAACATGGAGTAATCAACCACCTCAAGGCAGAAAGATAACTGAGAAGTACATTACTCATGCTGATGGATATATTGAGATTGATGTCTTTACTTTAGTTAAAGAATGGTATGAAGGTAAAACACCTAACCATGGTGTTTTTTTATTTGCAGAAGAACAAAATGAGCAATCAACTATTCAGCTACAGACTAGGGAATCGTTCACTCCCCCTATATTAGAAGTAGGGTTTTATAAGCTAATTTCCAGTTTAGCTTTGGGCAAATTACCAGCAACTTTATCTATACGTGCTAACGGTGAGGACAGCCTAGCTGCTTCCATTAATGTAAACAGTAAATACAAAACAAAAGACTTAGCTGCACAACTATCTATTTTAAGGAAATCAGTAGATACTGAATTAAGTTGCTCGATGGATGTAGTAGGCAAACGAAACAGCTCAATGTCAGCTTTCATGTCTATTGAGAAAAAACCTAAAGAAACTGTAATTCCTGCTCAACTTACTGTAAGACGGTTAGAAGACTCATCCTTACTAAGCTCTATGGCAATTGAGAAAAAGCCACGTATGGGGCAACTAGATACTTCATTGACTGTACGTGTAGCAAAGTATCAACAGTTATTTTCCAATCTGACTATTGAGAAAAAAGAACGCTTCAAACAGCTACGTGCCAATATTAAAGTTGCTTATGTAAAGAATTTGCCATCTACCTTCAGTATTGAGAAAAAGGAAAGAAATCGTGATCTTACAAGTTCATTAACTGTTCGACAACGAGAAAATAATAAACTCAGTAGCTCAATTGTTATTTCATCAAGGAAGTTTTTCTCTAGTCAAATGTTTGTTCGACATGCTAGAGATTTCCCTTGTAGCATTCAGGTCAACTCAGGATTCTTAAATGCAGAAATTAAGGTTAGAGGATATCGGGATGTAAAAATTCCAGCTAGGATTACAGTAAGAGTAAGAAGGATTAGTGACATACATGCGAGGATTACTGTGAGAAATATAAAATATGATGCAGATGCTGGCTATGTATTTATCTTATAA
- a CDS encoding XRE family transcriptional regulator, which translates to MSVNLTFTTLGELIKEKREELGVSLSEVSRMTGISKGVLSKIESGDTKRPELRTLKPIADVLAIPYEGIIEWYIEVEHRIEVFDDFLSLCIETSNASLMTKVAMKFLENSKEETHILLEHIYRLANSSTNNEMKLALFNTIISYSRVHGIPHFIAKSSLQKYLIERQDFKNMEESFKIGEEVVHYADFLTEEERIILYFRMGLQAYAIKKYETCIELCEAGIALEKNDTELKARAYLAMINSYSDLHNYDSVENLLDIFEKFEHKFVLESSMITRAITKAKKKEYEIAIPMLKKYMDELSKDNKVHVVNELLGIYVHFNIVQSINEIISRERELLPDNAYTPYKLTSLARYYRQKADFQISKELLEEGMESYINSITTYGKINDHIEIAKCLQEIFKYFSKNSKPIDLHYVKQLEEAYNEINGKKSM; encoded by the coding sequence ATGAGTGTAAATCTGACTTTCACAACATTGGGGGAACTTATAAAGGAAAAAAGAGAAGAGTTAGGTGTCAGTCTGTCAGAAGTGTCCAGAATGACAGGGATTAGTAAAGGGGTTTTATCGAAGATTGAATCTGGAGATACGAAACGTCCAGAGTTAAGAACTTTAAAGCCAATTGCGGATGTTTTGGCAATTCCCTATGAAGGCATAATTGAATGGTATATCGAAGTAGAGCATCGGATCGAAGTATTTGACGATTTTTTATCGTTATGCATTGAAACCTCAAATGCTTCTTTGATGACAAAAGTGGCAATGAAATTCCTTGAAAACTCCAAAGAAGAAACACATATACTATTAGAGCACATATATAGGCTTGCCAATAGTAGTACGAACAATGAAATGAAGTTAGCACTTTTTAATACTATAATTTCATATTCAAGAGTGCATGGGATACCACACTTCATTGCTAAATCCTCCTTACAGAAATATTTGATTGAAAGACAAGATTTTAAAAATATGGAGGAATCATTTAAAATTGGTGAAGAGGTTGTTCATTATGCAGATTTTTTAACTGAAGAGGAGCGGATAATTTTATACTTTAGAATGGGACTTCAGGCTTATGCTATAAAAAAATACGAAACATGTATTGAACTATGCGAAGCAGGGATTGCATTAGAAAAAAATGATACTGAGCTGAAAGCTAGAGCATATTTAGCTATGATTAATTCATATTCTGACTTACATAATTATGACTCTGTTGAAAACTTGCTTGATATTTTTGAAAAATTTGAACATAAGTTTGTTCTGGAATCATCCATGATTACACGAGCTATAACTAAAGCTAAGAAGAAAGAATATGAGATAGCGATTCCTATGTTAAAAAAATATATGGATGAATTAAGTAAGGATAATAAAGTACACGTAGTAAATGAACTGCTTGGGATATATGTTCATTTCAACATTGTACAGTCAATAAATGAAATAATAAGCAGAGAAAGGGAATTACTTCCAGACAATGCATACACACCTTATAAATTAACCTCGCTTGCAAGGTACTACCGTCAAAAAGCCGATTTCCAAATAAGCAAGGAACTTCTAGAAGAAGGTATGGAAAGCTACATTAACAGCATAACAACATACGGGAAAATAAATGATCACATCGAAATAGCAAAATGTTTGCAGGAAATTTTCAAATATTTCTCAAAAAATTCAAAGCCAATTGATTTGCACTATGTAAAACAGTTAGAAGAAGCATATAATGAGATAAATGGAAAAAAGAGTATGTAA
- a CDS encoding aspartyl-phosphate phosphatase Spo0E family protein — MKTENSQLGNDLQKNIELLRKELEMLYFKEGSFSSPIVLQLSQQLDEYIVALQKIQYI; from the coding sequence ATGAAAACAGAAAATTCTCAACTAGGAAATGATTTACAAAAAAATATTGAACTCCTCCGCAAAGAATTAGAGATGTTGTATTTCAAAGAAGGCTCATTTTCAAGTCCAATAGTATTGCAACTAAGTCAACAGCTAGATGAGTACATTGTTGCACTTCAAAAAATACAATACATTTGA
- a CDS encoding N-acetylmuramoyl-L-alanine amidase, with translation MKMIEKLLTPNDYSRPRLKVKTIKGIVIHWVAAPMQKAINTWGFFENRKFGKTNYGSAHYIIDLNGDILRCVPENEMAYHVGSTTYTTSALKRLSTYPNNCTIGIECNHIDMSGKMTSETYQSLLDFCVQLLKRYNLTENDLWLHKEVVGWKDCHRWFVNNPDEWALFKEKVGQELHGDTSKNTENITKEKVLYIMSKYFKDIPEKMKWVSDPADRLYEKGIVLGDEKGNLHPDQPATRAEVITFIDRAVEYVLKEVK, from the coding sequence TTGAAAATGATTGAAAAACTACTTACCCCTAACGACTACTCCAGACCTCGTTTAAAAGTTAAAACGATCAAAGGAATTGTCATACATTGGGTAGCTGCACCCATGCAAAAGGCAATTAATACATGGGGATTTTTTGAGAATCGTAAATTTGGAAAAACAAACTATGGATCAGCTCACTACATTATAGATTTAAATGGTGATATTTTAAGATGCGTTCCTGAAAATGAAATGGCTTATCACGTAGGTTCAACTACATACACTACTTCTGCTTTGAAACGTTTAAGTACATATCCTAACAACTGCACGATTGGCATTGAATGTAATCATATAGATATGAGTGGGAAGATGACTTCTGAAACTTATCAATCTCTTTTAGATTTCTGTGTACAGCTATTAAAGCGATATAACCTAACTGAAAATGATCTTTGGCTACATAAGGAAGTTGTTGGCTGGAAGGATTGTCACCGATGGTTTGTAAATAATCCTGATGAGTGGGCTTTGTTTAAAGAGAAAGTTGGACAAGAATTACACGGTGACACTTCTAAAAATACAGAAAATATTACAAAAGAAAAGGTGCTATATATCATGTCAAAATACTTTAAAGACATTCCTGAAAAGATGAAATGGGTTTCTGATCCTGCTGATCGTTTGTATGAGAAAGGCATTGTACTAGGAGATGAGAAAGGTAATTTACATCCAGATCAACCTGCTACTCGTGCAGAAGTAATCACTTTTATTGATCGGGCAGTTGAATATGTCCTGAAAGAAGTTAAATAA